Part of the Loxodonta africana isolate mLoxAfr1 chromosome 15, mLoxAfr1.hap2, whole genome shotgun sequence genome is shown below.
TGGTTGGCCTGGTCAACATCATCTTCTCTTGGAGCTCCACAGTGCCTGTTTTCACTGCGCTCTGGTTCCTCAATGGCCTGGCACAGGGGCTGGGCTGGCCCCCATGTGGGAAGATCCTGCGGAAGGTGAGTGTCTGTTTCCAAACAGCCTGTTTAGATTGGCATGGAGGATACCTAAAGAGCATGGGGCGTACTCTTTCTTGTCTGTCACTTCCATTACCAACCCACAGCAGGCTCCTTGGAGTTTCAGTCCAGCTCCTCTTGCTTGTCAAGATATTTTAGGAGCCTGAGAGTGATGGGATCAGGTGGCAGATGAGGGAATGGGCCCTGCCAAGAAGCTCCCTCTCGCTCATCCCTGTAATGTGATTTTCTGGGTCTGCCCCACCTGACCCCATCCTCAGCATGGGCTGGAGGCTGGGCACCTactctgcccccctctgccccaCAGTGGTTTGAGCCATCTCAGTTTGGCACCTGGTGGGCCATCCTGTCAACCAGCATGAACCTGGCTGGAGGGCTGGGCCCAATCCTGGCAACCATCCTTGCCCAGAGCTATAGTTGGCGCAGCACACTGGCCCTGTCTGGGGCGCTGTGTGTGGTTgtctccttcctctgtctcctgcTCATCCACAACGAACCTGCTGATGTGGGACTCTGCAACCTGGACCCCACCCCCTCCAAGGAGGGCAAGAAGGGTGAGCGCCCCCTCCCAGGCTCTCCACTGGGGCACCTTTGTCAGTCATTTGCAGATGTTTGCAGAGGGCTGGCTTTGGCCTGGCCTCATGCTATCCAATGGATGGATGTAGGGGTAGAAGTGGTGATAGGGAGAGTAATAAATAAAACTCCATCCCAAGAGGCTGTAAAGGACCAGACAATTGGCAGAGCCACCAAGTGCTGTGAGTTCTGTTACATCCTGGTCTTGCCTCACAACAGCCAGACCTTCCTGTCCTGGACAGCATCCTAAGCTTAAGTGGCCGGGGTGCCTCTTTTCACCCTGGTCCTCAGTTTCTCTTTCATTGACTGAGGCTTGTAGCTGGGAGTGGGTAGTGGGGGCAGCAGGGTGTAGAGGAGACCCTTCATGCTGATCCTTGCTATGCTGATGGACTCTGTCTCTCTGGCTGGTTAATGAATGGTGGGGGCtgaggtgggggcagggcaaCAGGAAGCAGTGCCTGAGGCCTGGCCTCCCACCTCCAGGCTCCATGAAGGAGGACAGCACCCTACAGGAGCTGCTGCTGTCCCCCTACCTGTGGGTGCTCTCCACTGGCTACCTCGTGGTGTTTGGGGTGAAGACCTGCTGTACTGACTGGGGCCAGTTTTTCCTTATCCAGGAGAAAGGACAGTCAGCCCTTGTGGGTAAGACAAGTGCTGGGGCAGGGGTGGCTGTAGAGAGCAGGAGCCAAGGCAGGGGAAAGGGAATTCAGGCCCTGCTTCCCTGTGTCCTTCTCTCCCTAAGGCTGGGTACTACCAGGCAGCTATGGCCAGTCACCCTTGGGGACCCTGCACCTGTCTGGGTTTAAGCCAATCTGGAATAACTCCAATATGTAACagccttccttcttcccaccACGACTCTCCACTGCAGGTAGTTCCTACATGAGTGCCCTGGAGGTTGGGGGCCTTGTAGGCAGCATTGCAGCTGGCTACCTGTCGGACCGGGCCATGGCAAAAGTGAGTGGGCAGAAGGGTCAGGAAGGTGGAGGTCCATCTGAATCTTCCCATCATGGCAGGGGCAGGCACCAGAGAGGTGGGAGCCCTGGGGCACAGGCAGGTCGGCATATACTGGTTTAGGCTGGGTGAGGTGACAATGATTCCAGCCTACTCTTAACCTTCCTCAGGGATGTGGATGATAAGGCTGTTGGAGAAGGGGTTTTAACTAATGTCAAGGAGAGCCAGAATCTCTCTCAGCCTAGCTGTAGGCTCCTTCACAGCCCCGGGAAAACCAGGTTGGGGGAGGGACTGGGAGCAGCTCCCCAGCACGTGTTCCAAGCCTGTCCCAAGGTGGAGGAAGGAATATTGTGGAGTTTGGCCTCAGAACATAATGAGCAGATCCCAGGGCCTCCCAGGGATTCCCCGGGCCAAGAACTGTGGTGGGATTGCCAAAGATCTGTCAGCAGAGGCCCTGCTGTGTCAGAGTCCAGGGGTGGGGGTTCTCTACCCTACTCCTAGGGCCTGACATACCTGGGACTGGATCCATAGGCAGGGCTCTTCGTCTACGGGAACCCTCGCCATGGGCTGCTGCTGTTGATGATGGCTAGCATGACTGTGTCCATGTACCTCTTCCGGGTGACTGTGACCAGTGACTCCCCCAAGGTAAATGAGAAGGGCTGGCCTGGGGCAGGGCACACAGAAAGCAAGGGCCACTGACTCTTGGTCTCCCGTTTCCTGGGCTCCAGTGTGGCCCAGTCCTCTGCTGCTCACATTTCCCTTTCTAGTTCTGTTTGTACCTCTGTACTCTGCTTCCCCTTCTCCATTTTGGGCCTGGGTTTCTTCTCTTCCCCATGCTCCTCTAGGATGTTGCTTTCTGGACTCTGGCTCTGCACCCTCTCGCTGAACTCACAGGCTTTACGGAGCAAGAGGTGCCTTATGTTTTTTCTCTTGGTCTGTCTCACCTTTGTCCTACTTCCTCTGCCTTGCCCCTAGCCATTCCAGATTGCATAAATTCTGGGAACAGACAGCATGTAACTCTGCAGGTCACTGTACCTCCTTCACCTACTGCGCGGGCCCTCGGGCTGGCTCAGTGTGGCACCCACTCCTCTAGCTCTGTGCTGTTGATTGTACTGGGGAGTGGGGTGAGGAACCACTTACTGTGCTGTTACTACTATTAGTTGTTCCCGGGGACTAAGCATTCTCTCCtctggcggggcgggggggaggcagGCTTCTCAGACCCTGAAGCCACACTGCACTACCCTTGCAGCTCTGGATCCTGGTGTTGGGAGCTGTGTTTGGTTTCTCCTCGTATGGTCCCATTGCCTTGTTTGGAGTGATAGCCAACGAGTGCGCCCCACCCAACTTGTGCGGCACCTCCCATGCCGTAGTGGGACTCATGGCCAATGGTAAGTGATGGTCTCTACATGCCAGTCTCTCTCCTGCCCCCATTTATGCCTTGCACACAGGCCAGCAAGAGGCTACAGTAGGTCCTACTGGCTGTAGCCTTACAAATGGCTCAGGCTCTTCTCCCTCCTGACAGTTGGTGGCTTTCTGGCTGGGTTGCCTTTTAGCACCATTGCCAAGCACTACAGCTGGAGCACAGCCTTCTTGGTGGCTGAAGTGATCTGTGCAGCCAGCACAGCTGTCTTCTTCCTCCTACGAAACATCCGCACCAGGATGGGCCGAGTGCCAAAGAAGGCTGAGTGAAGAGGATACAGACTTGGGGGCATCTTCTCCCACCTGGGGCCTTCCCAGGCGGGCATAGGGTAGGGGCAGGGGGAGCTGCTCTGGCTAGCACTGAACCTCCGACTTCCCTTTTCTGCTCCTTCCCTTGCCCAGGTGACACTGGAAGTTATCAGAGGTTAATGAGGTCCCAGCTGCCTATCCTATGCTCTATTTAAAAGATATCCTTTGTACCTGGACTCCATTAGCTTCTATTTTCTGCCTCCAAATGGGACACCCCTGCAGTCAGGGAGTCTCTTACACCCTTCCCCCTCTCCTGGGtcctgctttgtccccatctcacCCCACCCCCATCAGGCGTGTGGCTACTCCTGTAGCTGCAGTGCACTAAGGGTACATGACTTCTGTCCCAAGGCCTCTCAGCAGTAGTCAACTGCTATTGCCAATACCTCAGACTCCAGGGGAAAAGGAGGCCAGCACTCCCACTATTGCCCTGGTACAGTGAGGGGAGTATGGGTGGGAGGGTAAGAAGACTTGTTCTAGAATATTAAAACTAGATTTGGTACTAAACGCTGTCAGTGATTCATTCTTTCAGAAAAGGGTACTGTAAGCCAAAGACAGCTCTGAAGAATACTTTCAGTACCTGCTCTTCGCACCTCACAAGACTCCTCTTCCCTGGAATGGGAAAGCTGAGGTGTAGACAGACTCCTGCAGTCCTCTTTTAAGCTCATTACTCCTCTGCCTTCATCTTAGAAGCTACTGGGTTTCAggcaaggaatcctggtggtgcagtacttaaaagtgctcggctgctaacctaaaggttggcagtccaagcCTActggccactccacaggagaaagatgtggcaatctgctcccataaagattacatacagccttggaaaccctgtgtggcagttctactctgccctatagggttgctgggtgtaactgacttgatgggcaactgtttttttgggtttcaggCAGGATAAATAACCTGAGAGAGGGAGGCAGTAAAATGGTGGTTCACTAATAGTGTAGTCAGGAAGCCTGGGCTCAAACTCAGGCTGCCAGTAACTAGCTTTGAGACTCTGAGGCACAGTTTGTAACCTGCTAAATCTCCTGTCTATAATAGATTGTACCCTCTGGAGTCAGGATGGGTTAAGTAAGATGGAGCAGGAAAGCCTAGTGAAAGCATTTGATCAATGTTCCATTATGATTATTATCATCACAAACCCAGGAAGTGATCGACAATTCTGGGACTAGAGCCAAGGCTCATAACTCAAAGTCCTATGTTCATTCGCTTAATCAACATACATTTGTTTTCTATTAGAACACAATGTCTTATCTGCCCAGAATTCCCTTACCAGTCCTGTCTCCCCTTCAGTGGCCTTTTCCCAAAACCATCAATTAGGATGGTAGATACTGAGGTCAAAGGAATGTTTATTATCACAATCATGGGCCTACCTCCTCCATAAATAAATCTGTACACAGTTAGGAAGTAGAAACATGATATACACATGAGGGAAAAGAGCATGGTATTAAGGCTCAGTGATCAGAATGTGTCACCAGGCCCAGCATCCACCCATTTCCACGTGCACTGATAAGATTGTCGGGAGCTCCACTCAAGTGGGAACATCAGGGACCCAAGGGCAGACGTTCAGAATTTTGGGGTCTGTTGCAGATTCAGCCTATGATCCAGGTCCAAAAGTCCCAGCCTTTTCTGCCACCTCCAGGGCTAGCCTCAGGTTCTGGTCAAACAGCTCACACCTAAGCCAGACCCAGGAGACACAAATAAGAAAAAAGTATGAAGTCTGATGTTCTCTCCCCATCTCGGCTAcagaagcagggccagtggaagCTGCCTAAAAGAGGGCATGAGCCCCAGGAAAAATCAccagtttctcaaaaaaaaaaaaaaaaagctcgtcACTTTTCGTTTTATTGAAGCAATGCTCCACTTGGAGGGGGGCACCCAGGGGCTAGGGGAGGGGCAAAGAGGCTTTGGCCAGGAGCTGGGAAGTGGGGCCACCTACCTGATGGGCATTTCCAGGGAGTAGAATGGATTCTTGAGGGCATAGTCTGAGTAAATCTCATAAATCTTTCGAAGAAGAGAATCTATTCCAGCTTGCCTAGGATCTGCCAGCACTACAAACTTGATCCCTGGAGGGGCAAAGGATGGTTACAAAGGGTGGGGAATGCAGCAGATGACAACATCCTATACTGCTTGTACAGCACTTTCAGAaacccatttttattttattcttattgcTACATAAACCTGGAAAAGCAGAGCTCTGTGTCTATAGCTGAGACCAGAGAAGTAAAGTGACTTCTCAGCAGCTGACTTACAGAACAGGCTTTGAGTTCTAGCTCTGTCAGTTTTGGACAGTCTTAGGGATCCTCaggtggcacagtttgtgctcATGTCCTAACCTGGAGGTTGGTGGGTTGAACATaaccagtggcactgcagaagaaaggcctggcattctgcttccataaagattatagccaagaataccctacggagcagttctactctgtaacacatggggttgccatgagtcagaatcggcttgatggcaacagatttggttttttttttagggaccctCAGCAAAACAGTGATGGGCATGGGACAAACTCAGGTAGTTTTCAATTATCTGCATCAAGGGACTGAAGCAATAACACCCATGATTCAAAGGCCATTTCAATTTAGCTTCCAAATTTCATTTTGGAACAACACACTACCTTCCAAAATGCATGCAGCAAGAGATAACATTAAGGTTGAGTTTTATCTGAGCACAGGATATCCGGGGCTGAGCACGCTGGGTGATGTGGACAAAACTGGcctcaaaataaatatttgctttggATTCACAAAACAAACAGATGTGCCTGTACAACTGTCCCAGGAAAAGCTGACACCACTCCCACCTTCCTTACCAAAGCTGTCATTGGCCCATCCCTTCCTCCAACCTGTCCGCTGCACCCCTCTGGACTATGTGGAGATGCATACCTGTCAATGTCTGAAAGCAGTgcagtttgaatgtgtctgtcTCCAGCATCTCAATGCCTGAGCTGCCCTGTTCAGGGGACAGCTGGGAGCCGATGGCAAAGAGCCTATATGCAAAGGAGGCAAG
Proteins encoded:
- the SLC37A4 gene encoding glucose-6-phosphate exchanger SLC37A4 isoform X1, whose product is MAAQSYGYYRTVIFSAMFGGYSLYYFNRKTFSFVMPSLVEDIPLDKDDLGLITSSQSAAYAISKFVSGVLSDQVSARWLFSSGLLLVGLVNIIFSWSSTVPVFTALWFLNGLAQGLGWPPCGKILRKWFEPSQFGTWWAILSTSMNLAGGLGPILATILAQSYSWRSTLALSGALCVVVSFLCLLLIHNEPADVGLCNLDPTPSKEGKKGSMKEDSTLQELLLSPYLWVLSTGYLVVFGVKTCCTDWGQFFLIQEKGQSALVGSSYMSALEVGGLVGSIAAGYLSDRAMAKAGLFVYGNPRHGLLLLMMASMTVSMYLFRVTVTSDSPKLWILVLGAVFGFSSYGPIALFGVIANECAPPNLCGTSHAVVGLMANVGGFLAGLPFSTIAKHYSWSTAFLVAEVICAASTAVFFLLRNIRTRMGRVPKKAE
- the SLC37A4 gene encoding glucose-6-phosphate exchanger SLC37A4 isoform X2; the protein is MTWVSCSLLPSPAGLITSSQSAAYAISKFVSGVLSDQVSARWLFSSGLLLVGLVNIIFSWSSTVPVFTALWFLNGLAQGLGWPPCGKILRKWFEPSQFGTWWAILSTSMNLAGGLGPILATILAQSYSWRSTLALSGALCVVVSFLCLLLIHNEPADVGLCNLDPTPSKEGKKGSMKEDSTLQELLLSPYLWVLSTGYLVVFGVKTCCTDWGQFFLIQEKGQSALVGSSYMSALEVGGLVGSIAAGYLSDRAMAKAGLFVYGNPRHGLLLLMMASMTVSMYLFRVTVTSDSPKLWILVLGAVFGFSSYGPIALFGVIANECAPPNLCGTSHAVVGLMANVGGFLAGLPFSTIAKHYSWSTAFLVAEVICAASTAVFFLLRNIRTRMGRVPKKAE